CGGGATGATCACGCTGATCACAGTGCGCTCCGCACGGGGGTGCCAAGTCGGAAGGACACTTTCGCCTCGGCCAGGGTGCGGGCGGGGAGGTCGCCCTCGCCCAGGCGGGCCGTGGCGGAAGGGTGGACGGCGGCGAGGCGGTAGAACTCGGCGCGCGAGCGGCCCTCGACCGTCGCCTTGGTGGCCACCTGCACGCTCCACTGCTCCTGGCCCTGGTGGTTGATGATCAGGCCGCGGCCTGCCTGGGCGTCGCTGATGAGGATGTTGCCGTCTGGCAGGCGCTCGCAGCCGCCGGCCATCTCGCAGAACAGGCCCAGGTTGTGCTGCCACGGGACGGTACGGGTGCGCGGCTCGACCTGCAGGATGCGGGAGCGGCCGTGGGCGCGGCCGTTGTCGAACACGAGGATGGTGGCATCCGGCTGGACGGAGGGCTGGTGCTGCCCGGACAGCTCGCCGGGCCCCCACCACCACCGCACCGTCCGGGTGGTCAGGTCGAGTACGGCGATCAGGTCCAGGTTCCGCAGCGATACCAGTACGTCCCCGGCTGCCCATAGCCCGGCGGGGTGCGCGGTGGTGAGGATCTCGAGGGTGTTGGTGTGGAGGATGTCGCTGGGGGAGCCGGGCCGGGCCCGCAGGAAACGGGAGATCTCACGGCCGCGCAGCCAGCCGTTCGGTCCTTCCAGCCGCGGGGCGAGCGCGGCCGGGTCGGCGATCCGGCCTGCGGCGCGATGGTGGTCGATCGCCTCGGTGATCATGGCTGCCAGGGCAGGGTCGGTGGTCAGGGTCTCGTACAGGGAGTGGGCGTCGCGCAGTTGTCCGTCCGGTCCGAGGACGGTGATGGAGTTGTCCAGTAGGAGGTGCTGGCCGCCCGTGCAGGGGACGGGTCGGGGCTCCTCGGTCAGGACGTAGATCTCGCCGTTGGGGCTGATGTCGAGGTCGTGGTGGACGGGGAGGTCGGCCCGCCAGGTGAGGGTGGAGTCGGGGGCGAGTTTGAGCAGGGTGTGCAGCGGCACCATCGCGTACAGCGACCCGTCGGGGCCGAGCTCGACGTGGTTCCAGCCGCGCAGGTAGGACGGCGGCCTGGTCTCGATGTCCGGCTGTCCGATCGGGCTTGCCCAGGCGTGGACGAGGCGGGCCTGGTCGTCGATGACGCACGCGAACGGCCGGGGGTAGGACGCAGACGGGGAGAGCAGGAACAGGCGTTCGCCCGAAGACGGCATGCGGGTGCTCCTCAGGTAGATGTGGCGCGAGAACGGATGGGTCAGCTGGGCAGGGGCGCGTTGAACTCGCGGCGGACGGCGTCGGTCAGCTCGCGGGCGACCTGCTCGGCGATGTACTTGCCGAGGTCGCTACTGGCGTGGGCGGCGGAGTAGACGATGCCGGCGCTGGTGGCCGTGTCGGCCGGCGGCGGGTAAAGGTGGTAGCGGATCCGGCGCGGGTGCTCCTGGCCGCCGTCGGCGGGCAGCCGGTCGGGCTGGGCGGCGTGCGGGCTGATGTGCATCACCAGGCTGGACTCGACCATCCCGGCGTGGTGGTCGTCGCTCCGGGCGGTGCCCGTTTCCGCGGCGAGGGCGTCGCGGAAGTCCTCGCCGACGACGTCCCACCAGTTCACGATCATCACCCTGCTGCGGGGCACGCGGTCGGTCACCTCGCGGGCGGCCTCGCACAGGAAGCTGATGTTGTCGATGGCCGAGTTGAGCAGGACCAGCCGCCGGTATCCGTGGCCGGCCAGGGAGGTCAGTATCTCGGTGATCAGGGCGGTGAAGGTGGTTCCGGTGATGCTGATGACGCCGGGGAAGGTGCCGCCGAGCCGCTGCGCGGGGGTGGCGACGCCGTAGCCGACGGCGGGAGCGATGTGCGCGCCGAGGTCATCGGCGAGGTGGCGGGCGAAGTGTTCGCTGATCATGGTGTCGGAGCCGAGCGGCAGGTGCGGGCCGTGCGGTTCGAGGGCTCCGACGGGCACCACGGCGAAGTCGTCGGGGGCCGGGGCCAGGTCAGGCCAGGTCATGTCGCCGATGAGCACGGGGGTCTCCCTTTGCGGAAGGGGCGCGTGGGCTGGGGTTCAGGCGTCGGTCCAGCCGAGGCTGGGGACGGTCTCGGGGCGCAGGGGGGAGGCGATCTGGAGGTTGAGGAAGTCCTCCTTGTTGCCGCACCCGCCACGGGCGGCGCACGGCGCCCACGTCTCGGCGCGCAGCGGCAGCTCGAACCCCGGGGCCAGGACGCTGCCGAGGGGCTTCATGTCCTGTGCGGAGTAGTTGGAACAGCGGAAGACCTGGCCGTGGATGTCGATGAAGAACGCGTCGTGACCGGCCCGGCAGAGCATGCCCTGGCAGGAGGACAGCCCGAGCAGGGCGGTCTCGGCCAGCGCCCGGTTCCCGCCGAGCTCGGCCAGGGTGTCCAGGGCGCCTTCGGCCTTCATGACGGGGACGGCCGCCGCTCCGACCCCTGTGGGGGCGGTGGGGTCGTATCCGAGGTCGACGTTGAACCGCAGGCCGCCCGCGCGGGCGGCGTCGCGGGCGCGGGCCACCGCGGCGGCGTTGTCCTCGAAGAGCAGGGCGTTGACGACGACGAAGCAGCCGTAAGTCTCCTGCGCGAAGGCGGCGGCCTTGATGACGCGGTCGAGGTCGGCCTGCCCGTCGTGCCAGGTCAGCCACAGGGACAGCTTCCCCAGGTTGGCCTGCGCCTCCAGCTTGCGCAGCCGCCGGGGGACGAGGATCGCATTGGAGAGCAGCTCGACGTGCTCGACGCCGGGCTGCAGCGTCAGCCACGCCGCCTTCTCCAGGAAGAACAGGCTCGCGAAAGGCTCGCCGAGCGTGCCGAGCCGGACCTTCGCCGGGTGCGGGCGGGTGCCGATCCAGGTCACGACCTGCTCGTACGTGTGCCGGTCCTCGGGGTTCTTCCAGTCGTAGCGGCGGCTCTTGGCCCAGTCGCCGATGGACACGCACGAAGGGCAGTTCAGGTTGCAGAACCGCTGGCCGGCCACGTACCAGATCCGCACCGGACGGGGGACGGGGGTGGTCATCGTCGCTCCTAGCCGAACGTAGCGATCGGCCGGAAGTCCCGGCCGGGGAAGTCGGGCTGCTGGTTGTGGCAGCGTCGGCACAGGAAGTCGGCGGGGGCGTCGTCGATACCGAAGACCTTGCGACGCAGGGCCACCGCCCGCTTGCTGGACATCAGCTCGTCGATCGTGCCGTCGCCGATATGGCCGAAGACCTCGCGCTGGTAGTAGTCGTTGCAGCACAGGAACAAGTCGCCGGCCACGGAGATGTTGACGTGGTGCACGGGCCAGCCGCAGCCGGTCAGCCGCCCGTCCACGTAGACGTTCTGCGCGTACTCCCCGCCCAGCTCGCCGGCCCGGTCGCACGTCAGGCTCGCGTACACCTCGGCGCCCAGCGGGCCGAAGCGCTCCCGGACTCCGCCGAGGTTGCGCTCCAGGCGTTCGCCGACCCCGTTGACCACCACCTGGACCGGCAGCCCGGCGCGGAGAGCCGCGTCGGTGTTGCCGATGGTGTGCCGGTAGCTGCGCGAGGCGGTGAGCTCGGCGAACTCGGCCTCGTCGACGGACGGGATGTTCACGATGAGGTGCTTGAGTACCCCGGTCCGCTTGAGGTCGGCGATCTTGGCTGGCGTCAGCGCGGAGGCGTTCGAGTACAAGGCCAGCGGCATCCCGTACCCGGCGAGAACCTCCAGCCGGTCGGTGAAGTGCCGGTCCAGGGTCGGCTCGTTGAAGAACTGGAACGTCACGTACGCGGCGCCGACCCCGGCGAGTTTGTCGACGACCTCCTTGAAGAGGCCCATCGGCATCGTGCGGCGCGGCTTGGGGTCAGTGGCCACCGGACACGAGGCACAACCCCAGTTGCAATGGGCCGTCACCTCGATCTCCCCCGACACCAGCCGGTACTCCCGGCACAGCACCGCAGGATCCTGCAGCCATCCCTCGCGCACGGCTGCGGCGACCCGGACGGCCCCGAAACGGGCGGCCAGCTCGCCATACGTCTGCGGGGTGGCGGCGTGGTGCAGGAGGCGGAGGACTTCGGGGTCGTCCTGCCAGATGATCGTCCGGTCCAGGCCCACGAGCCCGAACGCCGCCGATTCCGGCGGCGGCCCACCGGCCGGGGCCTCGGGCCCGGTGGTGTCCGACAGGTACACCAGAACCGGCTCAACTCCAGGCTGAACGGTCGAGAGGTAAGGCGAGGTTTGCAGCCGGGCCAGCCTGCCGGCGCTGCCGGGGCAATTGGTGCCCGCCAGCGGCAGTGCGCTTGGTACGGCCAACGTGGAATGCGACATCTGGGCCCCTTTTCTTGCAACGAGGAGCAGGGGAGCGGACAAGCGGCTTCGGGCCAACACAGGCCGGTCGCTTGGAAGATCGAGTGTCGGGCAGTCGTACGACCTAGGCGACAGGGTCGCGGGGGTCCCGCGGGGGTCCCGCCCCGGCGAACCCGCTCCGCGCGGACACGGTGAGTGCTTGACTGAATACGTGACCGAGCACACCCATCCGCTGGCCTACCACCGCGAGCTGAAGAGCCTCACCCGGGTCGACCTGGCGAACCTCATCGGCGAAGCGGCAAAGCGCCGCGGCCTGCGCTCGGGCACCGACAAACACCGGGTCCGCAAGTGGGAGGTCTGCGGGGTCACCCCCGAGGCCGAAACGCAGGTCTACATCGCCGAAGCCTTAGCACTGCCCGTCGAGCTGGTCGCCCCCGACGACTGGCCGAACTGGCTGCCCGGCAGCGACGGAGGAGTCGTCCCCCTCGGACCATGCAGCACCGTCACCGCCCTGCGAGAGGCCCTCAGTACCGCCATGGAACGCCTGGAACGCCGCACCTTCCTCACCATCTCCGGCACCGCACTCACAGCCCTGGCCGCGGCCTGGGCTGCCGGCGGAGGAACCGCGCTCGCCGCGCAGCTGCAGGGCGACAAGCGCGTCGGCGATGACACGGTCACCCTGCTCGAGGACACCAGCCGACAGCTCAACGGCCTCGTCACCGAACAGCGCCAGCACGTCACCGCCCTGCTCGACGCCCACCTCGAGACCGTCGCTAACCTCATCGCCAACGGCCGCTACGACCGCGCCACCGGCCTGCGCCTGCACGCCCTAGCCGCCTCGCTGGCCCAGACAGTCGCCTGGCACCGCTTCGACCACGGACACCACACCGCCGCCGCCAAACTCTGGATCGCTGGCCTGCACAGCGCCCACGCCACAGGCGACCCCGACCTCGGCGCCGCTATGCTCGGCGACCTCGCCTACCAGGCCGCCTGGCGCAAGGACCACACCACCGCAGCCAGCCTCCTCCATCACGCCCTCACCCGCACCGAACACCCCGCCGCGCGGTCCCTCCTCCACCTCCGCCTCGCCCGAACCCTCGCCTCCCAAGGGGAGAAACGGCCCGCCCTCCGCGCGCTGAAGGCGGCAGAACACCAACTCGGAGCCACCACCGGCCGCCCCCTGCCCGCCTGGTGTGCCTGGATGTCCCAAGCCGACCTCGCCGTCGATTCCGGCCAAGCCCTCCTCGACCTCGGTGAAACTCGGCAAGCCCATCAGCTCATCTCCGACGGACAGGCCCTCCTGCCCACCACCCGGGACAAGACCCGCGGTGTCTTCCTCACCTACCAGGCAGCCAGCCACCTCCAGCTCAAGGAACCCGAGCGCGCAGCCCAAGCTGCTACCGAGGCCCTGAACCTCTCCCGCCGCATCGGAGCACCGCGCTGCGAGCACCTTGTCCGAGAACTCCTCCTAGCCTTCCAGCCCTACAGCTCGGCCAATGGCGTTCAAGAGCTGCTGGACCTTGCCGCCGCATAGACCGTCCGCACTCTAGGCCAGGTGGTCAGCTCGCCCTGGCCGCTCGGAGGGTTGGACGCCGAGGCGGATGTAGTGCTCGGTCCCGGTGATCGACTCCCGTACCTCTGTCGGCAGGCGGGCCAGGATCCCGGGCAGGGGCCGCTTCTTGGCGGCTTCGCTGCGGTGGGCCAGGATCGCGGCCCACTTCTCCTCGAGCTGGCCCCGAGATCGAGATGCTCGTCGTCCCCGTCGGCGGCAGTGGACTCGCCGCCGGATCCTCCACCATCGCCAAGCACCTCCAACCCGGCATCACAGTCATCGGCGTGGAACCCGAAGACGGCGCGGACACCCTGCTGTCGATGCGCTGCGGCCAGCGCATCGCCCTGCCCGAGGCGCCCTCCACCATCGCCGACGGCCTCGGCCATGCCAGCCCCTCCCCACTTACCTGGGCCGTGAACTCCCGGCTCCTGGATGGCATCGTGACGGTCACCGACCAGGACATCACCACCGCCATGGCATTCGCCTTCCGGCACCTGAAGGTCGTCGCCGAACCCAGCGGCGCCTGCGCCCTGGCCGCCGTGCTCGCCGGTCGCGTGCCCCACGAGTCGGGGACGATCGGGGTAGTGATCTCCGGCGGCGGCGTGGACTGGCCCACCTTCCACCGGCTCATCAGCCAGCCCGCCCACCGGAAGGACCCCGCACATGCCTGACCTCGACCTCCCGTTCCCCACCGTCACGCAGTACGCCAGCCCGGACCTGATCGCCGCCATCGTCTACGACGGCCACGACCGAGGAGACGATCCCCGCTGGGCCGAGAGCGGCGCCCCCGACCTGGAGACCTGCCGCACCTGGTGCGGCCACATGTGCGGCATCGCCTGCCTGCGCATGGCCCTCCTCGCCCGTACCGGTGACGCACCCACCCTGTTCGAACTCCTCGACGGCGCCCGAAAGTACGGGGCCTACACCGAGGACGCGGACAGCAGAGCGATCCGCGGCCTGATCTACGCCCCGTTCGCCCAGTACGTGCACGACGTCCAGCGCCTGCACGGCGAGGTTCACCCCACCATCACGGAGTCGGGCCTCCTGGCACTGCTCGACTCCGGCCGGCTGGTGATGGCCTCGGTACACAAGGAGATCCGCCGCCCCGAGAACCCGGCACCCGGCAAGGGCGGACACCTCGTACTCGTCACCGGCCGCCAAGGCGACACGGTGTACTTCCGCAATCCGTCCGGCCACACGGAGCCGGCCCGCACCGCGAACCTGCCTCTCGCCGAGTTCATCAACTTCTTCGCTGGCCGTGGACTATCGCTGGCCTGAACGCAGCCGCGGACTGGCTGGGGACAGTGTCTGCGCCGGCCCCAAGATTCGCTTTTAGTGGATCTCCGCCAGGGCAAGGGAGTCCATCGCAAGCGCCGTGGGTACCGAGCTTGCCCGCAATCCGCGGTTGTGTCAGGCGGCGTGCTTCACGTGGCGGACCAGCCACATCAGCAGGGTGTCCAGGTCGGCGGCAGCCGAGAGGACCCGGTCGACCGCCTCGGGGGTGTGCAGCCATTCCTCGCAGCCGAGGGGACGGGCAGCGATCAGAGAACGGTGGCGCAGCAGGTTCGTACGGGAGTGGTTCGTCGGATAGCCACGCGGGGGACGTTTCATCACGTCCCCGGAGATGATGTAGCCCTTCTTCCGCACGTCCTCGACGATGGCGGACAGTTCGCGGCCGCTTCCCTCGGAGGCCACGGCCTTGCGGAACCTGTCCACCTGGCCGGGATCGGGGTACCACCAGGCGCCCTGGATCCGCAGGCCGTCCAGGGCGAACCGGAGACCGATCTCGATCTTGCGGTCGAGCCGGATCACCGCGCTCTGGTGCTGCCACCACCAGGAGTCGGTGCGGTAGTGCCAGACGGAGAAGTCCTCATATCGGGGGTCGGCGTCCGCGACCTCGTTGAGCAGAGCGATCATCGGCTGTCGGACCAAGCGTTCGCGGTCCGCGCGATAGCGCTCGCGGGTCGCGTGGGTCGGTTCGCCCTGGAGCTGCCACAACACGTCCATAGCCTGCTCAGGCCAGCCGGTGAACTGTCCACGCATGCGGGCAGGTTAGCTCACCCATAGTCCGCGCACGGAGAGTGAGACAGGTAGGGGGCGTGACCCAAGACAAGATGGGAGATGCTGCGGTGGGGTTCATCGGCCAGTCGACAGTGGCGGCCTCCGGATGGGCTGCGCGGCACGTGCGGCGGCTGCTGGACCAGGTGTGTCGCACGCCCGGGTCCGGGCCAGGTGAGGACCTCGGCTCTGCTGATCCTCGCGCCCGGAGGGGCGGTACCCGGCGAATGACGCGGCGCACTCGGCCCGCTCGTGCGCACACGAGTACCCGTAGCTGGCCCGGTTCCAGGCGCCCTTGGTGACGGACCGGCCGGCTCAGCGTTGTTCTGGGCATGGACGAGATGCTGGACGTGCTCCTCGACGGGGTCACCGAGCCGCGCTTGAAGCTGATCAGCGAGGACGAGGCGAGGGCCTTGATGGTCCTCCTCGGAGTGCTCGACGATGACGAGCAGCCCGAGGAGGTCCGTCATGCCGCCGGGGAGATGCGGTTTCGCATCGG
The window above is part of the Streptomyces sp. NBC_01296 genome. Proteins encoded here:
- a CDS encoding arylsulfotransferase family protein, with product MPSSGERLFLLSPSASYPRPFACVIDDQARLVHAWASPIGQPDIETRPPSYLRGWNHVELGPDGSLYAMVPLHTLLKLAPDSTLTWRADLPVHHDLDISPNGEIYVLTEEPRPVPCTGGQHLLLDNSITVLGPDGQLRDAHSLYETLTTDPALAAMITEAIDHHRAAGRIADPAALAPRLEGPNGWLRGREISRFLRARPGSPSDILHTNTLEILTTAHPAGLWAAGDVLVSLRNLDLIAVLDLTTRTVRWWWGPGELSGQHQPSVQPDATILVFDNGRAHGRSRILQVEPRTRTVPWQHNLGLFCEMAGGCERLPDGNILISDAQAGRGLIINHQGQEQWSVQVATKATVEGRSRAEFYRLAAVHPSATARLGEGDLPARTLAEAKVSFRLGTPVRSAL
- a CDS encoding creatininase family protein, whose amino-acid sequence is MLIGDMTWPDLAPAPDDFAVVPVGALEPHGPHLPLGSDTMISEHFARHLADDLGAHIAPAVGYGVATPAQRLGGTFPGVISITGTTFTALITEILTSLAGHGYRRLVLLNSAIDNISFLCEAAREVTDRVPRSRVMIVNWWDVVGEDFRDALAAETGTARSDDHHAGMVESSLVMHISPHAAQPDRLPADGGQEHPRRIRYHLYPPPADTATSAGIVYSAAHASSDLGKYIAEQVARELTDAVRREFNAPLPS
- a CDS encoding radical SAM/SPASM domain-containing protein; its protein translation is MYLSDTTGPEAPAGGPPPESAAFGLVGLDRTIIWQDDPEVLRLLHHAATPQTYGELAARFGAVRVAAAVREGWLQDPAVLCREYRLVSGEIEVTAHCNWGCASCPVATDPKPRRTMPMGLFKEVVDKLAGVGAAYVTFQFFNEPTLDRHFTDRLEVLAGYGMPLALYSNASALTPAKIADLKRTGVLKHLIVNIPSVDEAEFAELTASRSYRHTIGNTDAALRAGLPVQVVVNGVGERLERNLGGVRERFGPLGAEVYASLTCDRAGELGGEYAQNVYVDGRLTGCGWPVHHVNISVAGDLFLCCNDYYQREVFGHIGDGTIDELMSSKRAVALRRKVFGIDDAPADFLCRRCHNQQPDFPGRDFRPIATFG
- a CDS encoding XRE family transcriptional regulator; its protein translation is MTEYVTEHTHPLAYHRELKSLTRVDLANLIGEAAKRRGLRSGTDKHRVRKWEVCGVTPEAETQVYIAEALALPVELVAPDDWPNWLPGSDGGVVPLGPCSTVTALREALSTAMERLERRTFLTISGTALTALAAAWAAGGGTALAAQLQGDKRVGDDTVTLLEDTSRQLNGLVTEQRQHVTALLDAHLETVANLIANGRYDRATGLRLHALAASLAQTVAWHRFDHGHHTAAAKLWIAGLHSAHATGDPDLGAAMLGDLAYQAAWRKDHTTAASLLHHALTRTEHPAARSLLHLRLARTLASQGEKRPALRALKAAEHQLGATTGRPLPAWCAWMSQADLAVDSGQALLDLGETRQAHQLISDGQALLPTTRDKTRGVFLTYQAASHLQLKEPERAAQAATEALNLSRRIGAPRCEHLVRELLLAFQPYSSANGVQELLDLAAA
- a CDS encoding pyridoxal-phosphate dependent enzyme, which encodes MLVVPVGGSGLAAGSSTIAKHLQPGITVIGVEPEDGADTLLSMRCGQRIALPEAPSTIADGLGHASPSPLTWAVNSRLLDGIVTVTDQDITTAMAFAFRHLKVVAEPSGACALAAVLAGRVPHESGTIGVVISGGGVDWPTFHRLISQPAHRKDPAHA
- a CDS encoding C39 family peptidase, which gives rise to MPDLDLPFPTVTQYASPDLIAAIVYDGHDRGDDPRWAESGAPDLETCRTWCGHMCGIACLRMALLARTGDAPTLFELLDGARKYGAYTEDADSRAIRGLIYAPFAQYVHDVQRLHGEVHPTITESGLLALLDSGRLVMASVHKEIRRPENPAPGKGGHLVLVTGRQGDTVYFRNPSGHTEPARTANLPLAEFINFFAGRGLSLA
- a CDS encoding DUF2461 family protein → MRGQFTGWPEQAMDVLWQLQGEPTHATRERYRADRERLVRQPMIALLNEVADADPRYEDFSVWHYRTDSWWWQHQSAVIRLDRKIEIGLRFALDGLRIQGAWWYPDPGQVDRFRKAVASEGSGRELSAIVEDVRKKGYIISGDVMKRPPRGYPTNHSRTNLLRHRSLIAARPLGCEEWLHTPEAVDRVLSAAADLDTLLMWLVRHVKHAA